Proteins encoded in a region of the Paenibacillus pedocola genome:
- a CDS encoding tetratricopeptide repeat protein yields the protein MNHNDYVNAAYRSILRSDFEEAIQYFEAAISASPDDAEVRYRCSITYARSGMMDKALEHALAAVKLDSGKPEYHLHLQHLQALKLVQEAKRLLEDEAGGTLNPYRPVTLLKEAISLDPLYGDAYVWLAIAHSRMNEHVQAIAAMKEVIALHPDDSGLRQLMKDLQRSLQKYIH from the coding sequence ATGAATCATAACGATTATGTCAATGCGGCATACCGGTCTATTTTACGCAGCGACTTTGAAGAGGCAATTCAATATTTTGAAGCTGCGATATCAGCCAGCCCGGACGACGCCGAGGTAAGATACCGGTGTTCGATTACCTATGCACGCAGCGGGATGATGGATAAGGCGCTGGAGCATGCGCTCGCAGCGGTGAAGCTGGATAGCGGCAAGCCGGAATACCATTTGCATCTCCAGCATTTGCAGGCCCTTAAGCTTGTTCAGGAGGCTAAACGTCTGCTGGAGGATGAAGCAGGAGGGACGCTTAATCCATATCGGCCGGTCACACTCCTGAAAGAAGCGATTTCACTAGATCCTCTGTATGGGGACGCCTATGTCTGGCTTGCGATTGCGCATAGCCGGATGAATGAGCATGTACAGGCGATTGCCGCGATGAAAGAGGTTATTGCCCTCCACCCGGATGACTCCGGTCTCCGGCAGCTTA
- a CDS encoding nucleotide pyrophosphohydrolase codes for MDKSLSEIQREVDAYISQFKEGYFSPLSMLARMSEEVGELAREVNHQFGEKPKKADEADNSIELELGDILFITVCFANSLGIDLTEAHNKVMHKFNTRDAGRWTLKNTD; via the coding sequence ATGGATAAAAGTCTTAGTGAGATACAGCGCGAAGTCGATGCTTATATCTCACAGTTTAAGGAAGGTTACTTCAGCCCGTTGTCAATGCTGGCCCGTATGTCGGAAGAAGTGGGTGAGCTGGCCCGCGAAGTGAACCATCAGTTCGGCGAAAAGCCTAAAAAGGCAGACGAGGCGGACAATTCTATTGAACTTGAACTCGGTGATATTCTGTTCATAACCGTATGCTTCGCCAATTCTCTGGGCATTGACCTGACGGAAGCCCATAATAAAGTGATGCACAAGTTCAATACCCGTGACGCCGGACGGTGGACACTTAAAAACACCGATTAG
- a CDS encoding YitT family protein, whose product MKSLNAMNIGKTVAPIMLGAAIYAFGLLYFIVPNQLMEGGVTGITILLNYAFDIPIFLTTLLLNLPLFLLGWKVLGSHQIVYTGVGIGALSFFLWVFERLIAAGWLVPFSTEHDFILASLYAGVTLGLGLGIVFRYGGTTGGVDIVARILGRKFGWSMGQIILAVDVIIIGASLLYIPREKILYTLVAVFISSRVIDFIQEGAYAAKAFTIISDDAPQIADLITAEMERGVTLIPAIGAYSKQAKHMVYCVVSRQEIRRLSQLVKSVDPTAFVIISDVHDVMGEGFRES is encoded by the coding sequence ATGAAATCATTAAATGCAATGAATATCGGCAAAACAGTAGCGCCTATCATGCTGGGTGCGGCAATATATGCGTTCGGGCTCCTGTACTTTATCGTCCCCAATCAGCTGATGGAGGGAGGAGTAACGGGGATTACCATCCTGCTGAACTATGCCTTTGATATTCCGATCTTCCTGACTACGCTGCTGCTGAATCTTCCGCTGTTCCTTCTGGGCTGGAAAGTGCTTGGTTCACATCAGATTGTCTATACCGGTGTCGGTATTGGGGCATTGTCTTTTTTCCTGTGGGTTTTTGAACGGCTGATTGCCGCAGGCTGGCTGGTGCCCTTCAGCACCGAGCACGATTTTATTCTCGCTTCATTATATGCCGGGGTCACACTTGGCCTTGGACTCGGTATCGTCTTCCGGTACGGCGGGACCACTGGCGGCGTTGACATCGTGGCCCGGATTCTCGGGCGCAAATTCGGCTGGAGCATGGGCCAGATTATCTTAGCTGTCGACGTTATCATTATCGGCGCATCATTGCTCTACATACCCCGTGAAAAAATATTGTATACCCTTGTAGCCGTATTCATCTCTTCACGTGTGATTGATTTCATCCAAGAAGGCGCTTATGCCGCCAAGGCTTTCACAATCATCAGCGACGATGCTCCACAAATCGCGGATCTGATCACTGCCGAAATGGAGCGCGGTGTGACGCTGATCCCGGCCATCGGCGCGTATTCGAAGCAGGCCAAGCATATGGTGTATTGCGTTGTCTCCCGCCAGGAAATCCGCCGGCTCAGCCAATTAGTGAAGTCCGTTGATCCTACGGCATTTGTAATTATCAGTGATGTTCACGATGTTATGGGCGAAGGCTTCCGGGAATCCTGA